A genomic stretch from Clavelina lepadiformis chromosome 5, kaClaLepa1.1, whole genome shotgun sequence includes:
- the LOC143459751 gene encoding ATP-dependent RNA helicase SUPV3L1, mitochondrial-like isoform X1 — protein sequence MVAHVLPGLIQFMFPNVLHILRRNVHVVKSINTHQYEVSYKIMRQSSTSQSLCKEKRTSVGSYISTPVPPSVANHIFHSFEHSKKIQKEMSIHGIPRALSRTTLKKLKEASKKPGSTLLSMKVHHILRKISRKEYDLSALLPLFVDHTLILHPNTKKIKKMKEISDLSDPIMWYPEARSMFRKVIFHAGPTNSGKTHAALQRFYEADSGVYCGPLRLLAREVCQKSRDKGVSCDMITGDDQDYHFGKHSRAEKVSCTVEMTNINKIYDVAIIDEIQMVSDIERGWAWTRAFLGVCADEIHVCGEERAIKVVRKLVDECGDCLSVEKYKRLGQLRVKKNPVISLDKLTSGDCVVCFNKDEIYKYKRLLEDASTEVAMIYGSLPPHTKIEQAKKFNDPDNKCNILVTTDAIGMGLNLNIKRIIFNDVRKTTLVKGGERVKAPLTPYHALQIAGRAGRFGSQYPDGAVTTMKAEHINTLHRLLRTKVPDIETAGLHPSFDKIKQFANVMRTTSLYDVLTSFISLCGTDNSLYFLCSLEECRDIAKALQNVKLPLNDMYTFCLSPVSIKRGFVVGVLGEFAKMHSKGKQISAGDLKLLLNWPPRQAREKQGMLILEDTHECIRLYLWLSFRFPGTFVDNREVKYMSKTVDKVTSRSVSSKADKAPVSSNQEAWEDLKEFLVDDL from the exons ATGGTAGCCCATGTATTGCCTGGACTGATACAGTTCATGTTTCCTAATGTATTGCACATCTTAAGAAGAAATGTTCATGTCGTAAAAAGCATAAATACTCATCAGTATGAAGTTAGCTACAAAATTATGCGGCAAAGTTCTACCAGCCAG TCACTTTGCAAGGAAAAACGAACAAGCGTTGGTTCATATATATCTACTCCAGTGCCTCCTTCAGTGGCAAATCACATATTCCATTCTTTTGAGCAcagcaaaaaaattcaaaaagaaATGTCGATTCATGGCATACCAA GAGCTCTCTCTCgaacaactttaaaaaaattaaaggaaGCATCAAAAAAGCCGGGTAGCACGCTTTTGTCAATGAAAGTACATCATAT ATTGCGCAAAATATCAAGGAAAGAATATGACCTGTCAGCATTGCTTCCTCTATTTGTGGATCATACACTCATTTTACACCcaaatacaaagaaaattaaaaaaatgaaagagaTTAG TGATTTGTCTGACCCTATAATGTGGTATCCTGAAGCCAGGTCAATGTTCAGAAAAGTTATTTTCCATGCTGGACCGACAAATAGTGGGAAAACACATGCTGCTTTACAAAG ATTCTATGAAGCAGATTCAGGAGTTTACTGTGGACCACTAAGGCTTCTAGCTAGAGAGGTTTGTCAGAAAAGCCGAGACAAAGGAGTTTCATGTGATATGATAACAGGTGATGATCAGGATTATCATTTTGGAAAACATTCTAGAGCCGAAAAGGTTTCTTGCACAGTGGAAATGacaaatattaataagat ATATGATGTAGCTATAATAGACGAAATACAAATGGTATCTGATATTGAAAGAGGCTGGGCTTGGACAAGGGCCTTTCTAGGGGTTTGTGCCGATGAAATCCATGTCTGTGGTGAAGAACGGGCCATAAAAGTTGTTAGGAAATTAGTCGATGAATGTGGTGATTGTCTTTccgttgaaaaatacaaaaggcTTGGTCAATTGAG GGTAAAGAAAAATCCAGTCATCTCCCTTGACAAACTGACTTCCGGTGATTGCGTTGTATGTTTTAACAAAGATGAGATTTACAAATACAAACGGCTTTTGGAAGATGCTAGTACTGAA GTTGCAATGATATATGGGAGTCTTCCGCCACACACAAAGATAGAGCAAGCCAAGAAATTCAATGATCCAGATAATAAGTGCAATATTCTTGTAACTACCGATGCAATTGGGATGGGGCTCAATTT AAATATAAAGAGAATAATATTTAATGATGTGAGAAAAACAACATTAGTGAAAGGAGGAGAACGGGTAAAGGCGCCACTAACACCTTATCAC GCATTGCAAATAGCTGGACGAGCTGGAAGATTTGGATCTCAATATCCTGATGGTGCTGTGACAACAATGAAAGCAGAACACATAAATACTCTACATAGATTGCTTCGAACTAAAGTTCCTGATATAGAG ACAGCTGGCTTGCACCCGtcttttgacaaaataaaacaattcgcAAATGTGATGAGGACCACTTCTTTGTATGATGTCTTAACATCATTCATATCACTGTGTGGAACAGataattctttgtattttctgtGCTCCTTGGAAGAATGTAGGGACATTGCAAAAGCtttacaaaatgtaaaattgcCGCTTAACGACAT GTACACCTTTTGCTTGAGCCCAGTCTCAATAAAAAGGGGTTTTGTTGTGGGCGTTTTAGGTGAATTCGCTAAAATGCACTCAAAAGGAAAGCAAATATCAGCAGGAGATTTAAAATTGTTACTAAATTGGCCACCACGACAAGCAAGAGAAAAACAAGGGATGTTGATTTTAGAAGATACTCATGAATGCATAAGACTGTACCTCTGGTTAAG CTTTAGATTTCCTGGTACATTTGTTGACAATCGCGAAGTGAAATACATGTCTAAAACAGTCGACAAAGTAACATCCAGATCGGTTTCATCAAAAGCTGACAAAG CGCCTGTTTCATCAAACCAGGAAGCATGGGAGGACCTTAAGGAGTTTCTTGTGGATGACCTCTAA
- the LOC143459750 gene encoding RNA helicase Mov10l1-like: MVSLISNLLYSVDSFIFGNAVRITKEDQDFQSFLNWFNGLEVEADDDFFWGASCKPEASVQCITKRRDLYGKVTSIFDDHGLIDHYIYFTMKDILGFGNNNCPSVGDAVHVQAEQTRAGGGWKATCVTLLKEEKEWDDSNSEFRIATVHEKRGTMIGKITSLDFDGKKGTIEDVVTFSFNSVMKNFKPYVGDWVQADVAEGSVANDIHPLRSKQMTGTVTFAPRKDRNNLGFINDDIFFDQESCFDKYCPRKGDQVVLTAIESKQGKKTWRATEVKFLSKGPPIDNKNFASRKSGWALRGKRPQSETNSALPSFLPQFALPESLKTCVRSGGDILKLYPCLNETLTPRNYAARFSVLLHLEELATEAEIESFQMTNVTLLHRGEFLVLNVPGVLDGKPSLCVGDIVICRGIEDNCGPEYHGFIHHIVLETEELLLKFHERLHADLEDSDRFNAFFTYSRTPFRRCHLAINVAKQKFVQYILFSNDNSENNKKQTETNRIRKSKEVEFFNDCLNERQKRAVERILTGEGVPRPYVLFGPPGTGKTVTLVEAIIQIIIRKPSSRILVCAPSNSAVDLLCERLHATGKVTTQSMVRFNAFRRPPQAVPETVRRYCHPEEALLITSKYQIVLTTCVNAGNFYTLLLRSDHFSHVCIDEAGQASEPETLIPIGLAYKGQIILTGDPEQLGAVLKSPFALYYGLNVSLLERLMRSEDYSRDKSAFSEGYNPVLVTKLVNNYRSHPAILSLPSMMFYDNELQPCADEEIISSLCLWEHLPKKQFPIIFHGIVGMQLREEGCPSWFNATEIVQVTRYVKLLLNNKETGCHPSNIGVVTPYRKQVEKIRMMFKALHVNDVKIGSVEEFQGQERKVIILSTVRSYSNLNSTAEEGSLQSALGFLSNPKRFNVSVTRAQALMILIGDPFVLARDKYWKSLLQHCVNNGGYTGTDISKLLPSLQLCEAGK; the protein is encoded by the exons ATGATGACTTTTTTTGGGGTGCATCATGCAAACCAGAAGCTTCTGTTCAATGTATTACAAAGCGACGTGATTTATATGGAAAAGTAACCAGCATTTTTGATGATCATGGCTTAATAGATCACTACATCTATTTTACCATGAAAG ATATTTTAGGCTTTGGGAACAATAACTGCCCATCAGTTGGTGATGCTGTTCACGTGCAAGCAGAACAGACTCGGGCTGGTGGCGGATGGAAAGCCACGTGCGTTACTCTActgaaagaagaaaaagagtGGGATGATAGCAATTCTGAGTTCAG GATTGCCACTGTTCACGAAAAGAGAGGAACGATGATTGGGAAAATAACATCGTTAGATTTTGATGGAAAGAAAGGAACCATTGAAGATGttgtcactttttcttttaatagTGTGATGAAAAA TTTTAAGCCATACGTGGGGGATTGGGTTCAAGCCGACGTGGCTGAAGGAAGCGTTGCTAACGACATTCATCCTCTTAGATCTAAGCAGATGACTGGTACAGTAACTTTTGCACCCAGGAAGGACAGAAATAACTTGG GTTTTATCAATGATGATATATTCTTTGACCAAGAATCTTGTTTTGACAAATATTGCCCCAGAAAAGGAGACCAAGTGGTTCTCACAGCCATAGAAAGCAAACAAG GGAAGAAAACCTGGCGGGCAACTGAAGTCAAGTTTTTAAGTAAAGGTCCTCCAattgataataaaaattttgcttcacGGAAAAGTGGATGGGCACTGCGTGGTAAAAGACCACAAAG CGAAACAAACTCTGCACTTCCATCATTTCTTCCTCAATTTGCCTTAccagaaagtttaaaaacctGTGTTCGCAGCGGAGGTGACATTCTGAAATTATATCCGtgcttaaatgaaacacttacACCTCGCAATTATGCAG CTCGTTTCTCTGTGCTGTTGCATCTTGAGGAGTTAGCTACGGAAGCAGAAATCGAATCATTTCAGATGACCAACGTCACTTTATTGCATCGAGGGGAGTTTTTGGTTCTGAATGTACCAGGTGTATTGGATGGGAAGCCCAGTCTTTGTGTTG GTGACATTGTCATTTGTCGAGGTATAGAGGATAATTGTGGGCCAGAATATCATGGTTTTATTCACCATATTGTTTTGGAAACGGAAGAACTTCTTTTAAAGTTTCATGAAAGACTACACGCTGATTTAGAAGACTCTGATCGTTTCAATGCATTTTTCACTTACAGCCGAACTCCCTTTCGAAGATGTCATCTTGCAATTAAT GttgcaaagcaaaaatttgtccagtacatacttttttcaaatgatAATTCAGAAAATAACAAGAAGCAAACTGAG acaAACCGAATCAGAAAATCAAAGGAAGTTGAGTTTTTTAATGATTGCCTGAATGAAAGACAGAAGCGAGCTGTGGAAAGAATTCTTACTGGTGAAGGTGTGCCAAGACCATATGTGCTGTTTGGACCACCTGGAACAGGCAAAACG GTGACATTGGTGGAAGCCATCATTCAAATTATCATCCGCAAACCATCTTCTCGAATACTGGTCTGTGCCCCATCCAACAGTGCAGTTGATCTACTGTGTGAAAGGCTGCATGCCACTGGAAAGGTTACAACACAGAGTATGGTTCGCTTCAATGCATTCAGAAGACCACCACAA GCGGTTCCAGAAACTGTTAGGCGGTATTGTCATCCGGAAGAAGCATTGCTCATTACATCAAAATATCAAATTGTGTTAACAACATGTGTCAATGCTGGGAACTTTTATACTCTTCTCCTTCGCTCAGATCACTTCAGCCACGTTTGTATTGACGAAGCTGGACAAGCCAGTGAACCTGAGACTTTGATACCAATTGGATTAGCTTACAAAGGGCAG ATCATCTTAACTGGTGATCCTGAGCAGCTTGGCGCTGTATTGAAGTCACCATTTGCCTTGTATTATGGTTTAAATGTTTCCTTGCTCGAGAGATTAATGCGTTCTGAAGATTACTCGAGGGACAAATCTGCATTTTCCGAAGGATACAATCCGGTGCTG GTCACGAAGCTTGTAAATAATTATCGTTCTCACCCAGCAATTTTGAGTCTGCCATCGATGATGTTCTATGACAATGAGTTGCAG CCTTGTGCTGATGAGGAGATTATTTCATCACTCTGCTTATGGGAACATTTACCAAAGAAGCAGTTCCCGATAATCTTTCATGGAATTGTG GGAATGCAATTACGTGAAGAAGGCTGCCCATCGTGGTTCAATGCAACAGAAATTGTGCAAGTTACAAGATATGTTAAACTTTTACTAAACAACAAGGAAACAGGTTGCCATCCCAGCAACATTGGTGTTGTTACCCCTTACAGAAAGCAGGTGGAGAAAATTCGAATGATGTTCAAAGCTCTTCATGTAAATGATGTGAAG ATTGGATCAGTAGAAGAATTTCAAGGTCAAGAAAGGAAAGTAATCATTCTCTCCACAGTACGATCATATTCAAATTTAAACAGTACTGCAGAGGAAGGCAGTTTACAATCCGCCTTGGGTTTTCTTTCAAATCCAAAAAGATTTAATGTATCTGTTACAAGAGCTCAGGCACTTATGATACTTATTGGTGATCCTTTTGTTTTAGCCAGG GACAAGTACTGGAAATCTCTCCTGCAACACTGTGTAAATAATGGTGGTTACACCGGTACCgacatttcaaaacttttgccATCGTTGCAACTGTGTGAAGCAGGAAAATAA
- the LOC143459751 gene encoding ATP-dependent RNA helicase SUV3 homolog, mitochondrial-like isoform X2, translated as MVAHVLPGLIQFMFPNVLHILRRNVHVVKSINTHQYEVSYKIMRQSSTSQSLCKEKRTSVGSYISTPVPPSVANHIFHSFEHSKKIQKEMSIHGIPRALSRTTLKKLKEASKKPGSTLLSMKVHHILRKISRKEYDLSALLPLFVDHTLILHPNTKKIKKMKEISDLSDPIMWYPEARSMFRKVIFHAGPTNSGKTHAALQRFYEADSGVYCGPLRLLAREVCQKSRDKGVSCDMITGDDQDYHFGKHSRAEKVSCTVEMTNINKIYDVAIIDEIQMVSDIERGWAWTRAFLGVCADEIHVCGEERAIKVVRKLVDECGDCLSVEKYKRLGQLRVKKNPVISLDKLTSGDCVVCFNKDEIYKYKRLLEDASTEVAMIYGSLPPHTKIEQAKKFNDPDNKCNILVTTDAIGMGLNLNIKRIIFNDVRKTTLVKGGERVKAPLTPYHALQIAGRAGRFGSQYPDGAVTTMKAEHINTLHRLLRTKVPDIETAGLHPSFDKIKQFANVMRTTSLYDVLTSFISLCGTDNSLYFLCSLEECRDIAKALQNVKLPLNDM; from the exons ATGGTAGCCCATGTATTGCCTGGACTGATACAGTTCATGTTTCCTAATGTATTGCACATCTTAAGAAGAAATGTTCATGTCGTAAAAAGCATAAATACTCATCAGTATGAAGTTAGCTACAAAATTATGCGGCAAAGTTCTACCAGCCAG TCACTTTGCAAGGAAAAACGAACAAGCGTTGGTTCATATATATCTACTCCAGTGCCTCCTTCAGTGGCAAATCACATATTCCATTCTTTTGAGCAcagcaaaaaaattcaaaaagaaATGTCGATTCATGGCATACCAA GAGCTCTCTCTCgaacaactttaaaaaaattaaaggaaGCATCAAAAAAGCCGGGTAGCACGCTTTTGTCAATGAAAGTACATCATAT ATTGCGCAAAATATCAAGGAAAGAATATGACCTGTCAGCATTGCTTCCTCTATTTGTGGATCATACACTCATTTTACACCcaaatacaaagaaaattaaaaaaatgaaagagaTTAG TGATTTGTCTGACCCTATAATGTGGTATCCTGAAGCCAGGTCAATGTTCAGAAAAGTTATTTTCCATGCTGGACCGACAAATAGTGGGAAAACACATGCTGCTTTACAAAG ATTCTATGAAGCAGATTCAGGAGTTTACTGTGGACCACTAAGGCTTCTAGCTAGAGAGGTTTGTCAGAAAAGCCGAGACAAAGGAGTTTCATGTGATATGATAACAGGTGATGATCAGGATTATCATTTTGGAAAACATTCTAGAGCCGAAAAGGTTTCTTGCACAGTGGAAATGacaaatattaataagat ATATGATGTAGCTATAATAGACGAAATACAAATGGTATCTGATATTGAAAGAGGCTGGGCTTGGACAAGGGCCTTTCTAGGGGTTTGTGCCGATGAAATCCATGTCTGTGGTGAAGAACGGGCCATAAAAGTTGTTAGGAAATTAGTCGATGAATGTGGTGATTGTCTTTccgttgaaaaatacaaaaggcTTGGTCAATTGAG GGTAAAGAAAAATCCAGTCATCTCCCTTGACAAACTGACTTCCGGTGATTGCGTTGTATGTTTTAACAAAGATGAGATTTACAAATACAAACGGCTTTTGGAAGATGCTAGTACTGAA GTTGCAATGATATATGGGAGTCTTCCGCCACACACAAAGATAGAGCAAGCCAAGAAATTCAATGATCCAGATAATAAGTGCAATATTCTTGTAACTACCGATGCAATTGGGATGGGGCTCAATTT AAATATAAAGAGAATAATATTTAATGATGTGAGAAAAACAACATTAGTGAAAGGAGGAGAACGGGTAAAGGCGCCACTAACACCTTATCAC GCATTGCAAATAGCTGGACGAGCTGGAAGATTTGGATCTCAATATCCTGATGGTGCTGTGACAACAATGAAAGCAGAACACATAAATACTCTACATAGATTGCTTCGAACTAAAGTTCCTGATATAGAG ACAGCTGGCTTGCACCCGtcttttgacaaaataaaacaattcgcAAATGTGATGAGGACCACTTCTTTGTATGATGTCTTAACATCATTCATATCACTGTGTGGAACAGataattctttgtattttctgtGCTCCTTGGAAGAATGTAGGGACATTGCAAAAGCtttacaaaatgtaaaattgcCGCTTAACGACAT GTGA
- the LOC143459753 gene encoding lysosomal acid glucosylceramidase-like, translating to MRIDKNILFYLCLIIIKISADSDAPCISRDYGHGSVVCVCNATYCDTVVSTRPVPFQSVSIYSSTKSGSRFDFGVQKLFGLSPSINTNPTVITLDFEKRYQMIKGFGGAVTDAATINMMSLSAKTRENLLRSYFGVKGIEYNIGRVPIASCDYSTHEYTYLDTPNDFNLTTFALAKEDMDYKIPILKHIYNITAKPISLYASSWSAPAWMKTNDNEIGRGWLKGQAGDEYHKTWAKYYTKFFDEYKKHGFEFWGMTVQNEPSNGLLTSCSWQCLGFTAETERDFIKTDLGPEMHNAGYEKIKIMILDDQRMFLPTWPKIVFGDKEAEKYVSGVGVHWYWNWLVGPTVLADTHNAFPDKFILATEACNKDSPGPDLGSWDDGVKYSNDILDNLNNWAVGWVDWNMCLDINGGPNWAKNYDDSPIIANATADEFYKQPMFYHLGHFSKFLPEGSVRIHSSANTEGPLKFVAAVTPSKQTVLVVLNPSSDEIPITVMGKPYSFNYTIPADSIQTFTWN from the coding sequence ATGAGAatagataaaaacattttattttatctatgtttaattattatcaagaTATCAGCTGATTCTGATGCCCCATGCATATCCAGGGACTATGGGCATGGCTCAGTTGTTTGTGTATGCAATGCCACCTACTGCGACACTGTAGTATCTACACGACCAGTTCCTTTTCAGTCTGTTAGCATTTACTCTTCAACCAAATCTGGATCACGGTTTGATTTTGGtgttcaaaaattgtttggtCTATCCCCATCGATTAATACCAACCCCACTGTGATTACATTGGACTTTGAGAAAAGGTATCAAATGATTAAAGGCTTTGGTGGGGCTGTCACCGATGCAGCTACAATAAACATGATGTCCCTTTCAGCCAAGACCAGAGAGAACTTGTTGCGATCTTATTTTGGTGTGAAAGGTATCGAATACAACATTGGAAGAGTACCGATTGCTAGCTGTGATTATTCAACTCACGAATATACATACCTTGATACACCGAATGACTTCAACCTAACAACATTTGCGTTGGCCAAAGAAGATATGGACTACAAGATACCGATTCTTAAACATATCTATAACATTACGGCCAAACCAATTTCATTGTATGCCAGTTCCTGGTCAGCGCCTGCGTGGATGAAGACGAATGATAATGAGATTGGAAGAGGATGGCTGAAGGGTCAGGCAGGTGACGAATACCACAAGACCTGGGCAAAATACTACACCAAGTTTTTTGATGAATACAAAAAGCATGGATTTGAGTTTTGGGGCATGACTGTGCAAAATGAGCCttcaaatggtttattaaccAGCTGTTCTTGGCAGTGTCTTGGTTTTACTGCTGAAACTGAGAGGGACTTTATCAAGACTGATTTGGGACCTGAAATGCACAATGCTGgttatgaaaaaataaagataatGATTTTAGATGACCAAAGAATGTTTTTGCCAACATGGccgaaaattgtttttggtgaTAAAGAAGCTGAAAAATATGTGTCTGGTGTAGGAGTGCATTGGTATTGGAATTGGTTAGTAGGCCCTACTGTGCTAGCAGATACTCACAATGCATTTCCAGATAAATTCATCTTAGCCACAGAAGCCTGCAATAAGGATTCTCCTGGACCAGACTTAGGCAGTTGGGACGATGGAGTTAAATACAGCAATGACATTTTAGACAATCTTAACAATTGGGCTGTTGGTTGGGTTGATTGGAATATGTGTTTAGACATCAATGGTGGACCAAACTGGGCAAAAAATTATGATGACAGCCCAATTATTGCCAATGCAACTGCTGATGAATTCTATAAACAGCCCATGTTCTACCACCTTGGCCACTTCAGTAAATTCTTGCCAGAAGGTTCTGTCAGGATTCACTCCTCAGCTAACACAGAAGGCCcattaaaatttgttgctgCCGTAACTCCTTCTAAGCAGACCGTTTTGGTTGTGTTGAATCCATCATCTGATGAAATTCCCATTACCGTAATGGGTAAACCATATAGTTTCAATTACACCATACCTGCTGATTCCatacaaacatttacctggaatTAA